One genomic region from Flagellimonas oceani encodes:
- a CDS encoding UBP-type zinc finger domain-containing protein: MKNVEEYCGHLDREDFKTTRKKVCEACVETGGKWNHLRLCQTCGAVLCCNASPNQHAQKHFEETGHPVVTSILPKPWSRFAWCYVDQVKRPLRQID, translated from the coding sequence ATGAAGAATGTAGAAGAATATTGCGGGCATTTGGACCGGGAAGATTTTAAGACAACCCGTAAAAAGGTATGTGAGGCTTGTGTGGAGACCGGGGGCAAATGGAACCATTTGCGACTTTGTCAAACCTGCGGAGCCGTGCTGTGCTGCAATGCTTCCCCGAACCAGCATGCACAAAAACATTTTGAGGAAACCGGTCACCCCGTGGTCACCTCGATTTTGCCCAAACCTTGGTCCAGGTTTGCCTGGTGCTATGTGGACCAGGTCAAACGGCCCTTAAGGCAAATAGATTAA
- a CDS encoding alpha/beta hydrolase: MMSQTVPGEKDPNISKDTRAFLAVLNSGDGPPLEELSPLDARQVLVGAQKSVSYDYSDIEESEREITQDGQTITIHIMKPKGAKGILPVFMFFHGGGWVLGDYPTHKRLVRDLVVGSGAAAVFPDYTPTPDAQFPVAINQGYAATKWVAEHGNEIGVDGSRLAVAGNSVGGNMSTVVSLMAKEKNGPKIAFQLLLWPLVDSDTSRPSYKKYGQGRFLTTPIMEWMWDMYIPDPEDRKQKYVSPVNATLEELKGLPPALIQVAENDILYDEGVAYGRKLDEAGVPTTTTVYQGMIHDYGMLNPLSHIPGVQEALIQASAMLREALFEE, encoded by the coding sequence ATGATGTCACAAACAGTTCCAGGGGAAAAGGACCCCAATATTTCAAAGGATACCCGCGCATTTTTGGCGGTATTGAACAGTGGAGATGGACCACCATTGGAGGAACTTTCCCCTTTAGATGCCCGTCAAGTGTTGGTGGGTGCCCAGAAATCGGTATCCTACGACTATAGCGATATCGAAGAATCGGAAAGAGAGATTACCCAAGACGGCCAGACCATCACCATCCATATCATGAAGCCCAAAGGGGCAAAGGGCATCTTGCCCGTTTTCATGTTCTTCCATGGTGGGGGATGGGTGCTAGGCGATTACCCGACGCACAAACGACTGGTAAGGGATCTGGTCGTGGGAAGCGGGGCAGCGGCTGTATTTCCCGATTATACACCAACGCCGGATGCACAGTTTCCCGTGGCCATCAACCAGGGCTATGCGGCCACCAAATGGGTTGCGGAACATGGTAATGAAATCGGTGTCGACGGCTCCAGATTGGCCGTTGCTGGGAACAGTGTGGGTGGAAACATGTCCACCGTTGTTTCCTTGATGGCCAAGGAGAAAAATGGCCCTAAAATTGCTTTTCAGCTTTTGCTGTGGCCGTTGGTGGATTCCGATACGAGCCGTCCATCCTATAAAAAATATGGCCAAGGCAGGTTTTTAACCACCCCGATCATGGAGTGGATGTGGGATATGTACATTCCCGATCCAGAAGATCGCAAGCAAAAATATGTCTCCCCGGTCAATGCCACTCTGGAGGAGCTGAAAGGATTACCGCCCGCGTTGATCCAGGTTGCTGAAAACGATATCCTTTACGATGAGGGTGTCGCCTATGGCAGAAAGCTTGATGAAGCGGGAGTACCCACCACCACAACGGTGTATCAGGGCATGATCCACGATTATGGCATGTTGAATCCTCTATCCCATATTCCCGGGGTACAGGAAGCGCTGATACAGGCTTCGGCCATGTTACGCGAAGCCTTGTTTGAAGAATAA
- a CDS encoding Dps family protein, producing MKEINKIGLNTEKSNELANLLNDLLAEYSVFYQNVRGYHWNIQGDKFFELHSKFEELYNDLFHKIDEVAERILTLGFAPNYTFTSYLKTAKIKESDQSTDGPSSVQEIIASLQILLSKQRILLDKSGALNDAGTNALMNDYISEQEKLIWMYSAYLK from the coding sequence ATGAAGGAAATAAACAAGATTGGACTAAATACCGAAAAAAGCAATGAATTGGCCAATTTACTGAATGATCTCTTGGCCGAGTATTCCGTATTCTATCAGAATGTCAGAGGCTATCATTGGAACATTCAGGGGGACAAGTTTTTTGAGCTCCATTCAAAGTTTGAGGAGTTGTACAATGACCTTTTCCATAAAATTGATGAAGTGGCCGAACGCATATTGACCCTTGGTTTTGCCCCGAATTATACGTTCACCTCCTATTTGAAAACGGCAAAAATCAAAGAAAGCGACCAAAGCACTGACGGACCTAGTTCCGTGCAGGAAATCATAGCATCGCTTCAAATCCTTTTATCCAAACAACGCATCTTATTGGATAAATCCGGAGCATTGAACGATGCAGGTACCAATGCTTTGATGAACGATTATATCAGTGAGCAGGAAAAGCTGATTTGGATGTATTCCGCTTATCTAAAATAA
- a CDS encoding GNAT family N-acetyltransferase: MKTEYEYKDIPLVKNEEKRRFEIAIEGRYAFTNYGEFGNQIALVHTETDPEISGQGAASALIEKTLRYLEEKQIELLPFCPFVFAYIRRHPEWKRIVSKKFKGYDKL; encoded by the coding sequence ATGAAAACTGAATATGAATATAAGGATATACCGCTGGTCAAAAACGAAGAAAAAAGACGTTTTGAAATAGCAATTGAGGGCCGATATGCATTCACCAATTATGGGGAATTTGGCAACCAAATTGCCTTGGTACATACGGAGACCGACCCGGAGATATCTGGGCAGGGTGCGGCCAGTGCACTTATCGAGAAGACCTTGCGGTATTTGGAAGAGAAGCAAATTGAATTACTGCCCTTCTGTCCGTTTGTATTTGCCTATATACGAAGGCACCCGGAGTGGAAGCGCATCGTAAGTAAAAAATTCAAGGGCTATGACAAACTTTAG
- a CDS encoding OsmC family protein: MKTSVATIGKQKYKTEIQAGNHIVIADEPEDVGGGNLGFTPTELLESSLASCTAMTLRMYADRKGWDLEKVEIKVGFKRNMATGEVTFMKEIQLFGNLQPEERERLLEMGSKCPIEKMITGTISVTSYLK; the protein is encoded by the coding sequence ATGAAAACAAGTGTTGCCACCATCGGGAAACAAAAATATAAGACGGAGATCCAAGCGGGAAACCACATTGTCATCGCCGATGAACCGGAGGATGTGGGTGGAGGAAATTTGGGGTTTACTCCCACAGAACTTCTTGAATCCTCATTGGCGTCCTGTACGGCGATGACCCTACGAATGTATGCGGACAGGAAAGGATGGGATTTGGAAAAGGTAGAGATCAAGGTCGGTTTTAAAAGGAACATGGCCACAGGTGAGGTGACCTTTATGAAAGAAATCCAACTGTTCGGAAACCTACAACCCGAAGAACGTGAACGATTGTTGGAGATGGGGTCAAAATGTCCCATTGAAAAAATGATTACGGGAACTATCTCGGTAACCTCTTATTTGAAATAA
- a CDS encoding SRPBCC domain-containing protein, with translation MEIKTQIIVNAPPNKVWAVLMDFENYPDWNSFIKRITGKPKVGGQILVSIVSPEGRHMTFKPTVLVFEHNKEFRWLGKLWFKGVFDGEHTFELVDNGNGTTIFNHSETFRGLLVSLFKKQLEISTRSGFERMNSDLKQRVESQVHV, from the coding sequence ATGGAAATCAAGACACAAATCATTGTAAATGCCCCACCGAATAAAGTTTGGGCGGTCTTGATGGACTTCGAAAACTACCCCGATTGGAATTCTTTTATAAAAAGGATTACGGGTAAACCAAAAGTTGGTGGCCAAATCTTGGTAAGCATTGTATCGCCCGAAGGGAGGCATATGACATTTAAACCAACAGTACTGGTTTTTGAACATAACAAAGAATTTCGTTGGTTGGGAAAGTTATGGTTTAAAGGTGTATTTGATGGAGAACATACGTTCGAACTTGTGGATAATGGAAACGGCACTACCATTTTCAACCATAGCGAAACCTTTAGGGGGCTATTGGTAAGCCTGTTCAAAAAACAACTTGAAATCAGTACTAGGTCAGGTTTTGAGCGCATGAATAGCGACTTGAAGCAACGAGTGGAAAGCCAGGTGCATGTATAA
- a CDS encoding alpha/beta fold hydrolase produces MKNVKPYLLLLLMFTLGCQENSTVEKQTMINESKMEQIKYRTLEVQGLNIAYREAGNPENPTIVLLHGYPSSSHQYRKVLAQLSDAYHLVAPDYPGFGNSDFPSPDDYEYTFDNIAATMDTFLQLKGLDSFAIMMQDYGAPVGFRIATAHPEKITAIITQNGNAYEEGIGEIWKGIKDLWANRNDSTEKALLPAFTLEGLRWDYTHGTRNPENVNPDSWHLDYLRMNRPHAHKVNLDLWYDYQNNLKLYPKWQKYLRDNQPPLLVVWGKNDEYFPESGAEAFKKDVKNIDYNIYDTGHFALEEDGNKIIPKIRTFMEGVVNK; encoded by the coding sequence ATGAAAAATGTAAAACCGTATTTGCTGTTACTATTGATGTTCACATTGGGATGTCAAGAGAATTCAACTGTAGAGAAGCAAACAATGATAAATGAAAGCAAAATGGAACAGATTAAATATAGAACACTGGAAGTTCAAGGATTGAACATTGCCTATCGAGAGGCTGGAAACCCGGAAAACCCCACAATTGTGCTGCTGCATGGATACCCATCCTCTTCACATCAATATCGAAAGGTGTTGGCCCAACTTTCGGATGCATACCATTTAGTGGCTCCGGATTATCCTGGATTCGGGAACAGTGATTTTCCGTCACCGGACGATTATGAATACACTTTTGACAACATTGCAGCAACTATGGATACTTTTTTACAGTTAAAAGGTCTGGATTCTTTTGCGATAATGATGCAGGATTATGGTGCTCCGGTCGGTTTTAGGATCGCTACGGCGCATCCTGAAAAGATCACGGCCATTATTACACAGAATGGAAACGCCTATGAGGAAGGTATTGGGGAAATATGGAAAGGAATCAAAGACCTTTGGGCCAATAGGAACGACAGTACCGAAAAGGCATTGTTACCTGCTTTTACATTGGAAGGTTTACGATGGGACTACACCCACGGAACCCGCAATCCTGAAAATGTGAACCCCGATAGCTGGCATTTGGATTATTTGAGAATGAACCGTCCCCATGCCCATAAAGTCAATTTGGATTTATGGTACGACTATCAAAACAACTTGAAACTATATCCAAAATGGCAAAAGTACCTTAGGGACAATCAACCGCCGCTATTGGTTGTTTGGGGAAAAAATGACGAATATTTTCCCGAAAGTGGCGCCGAAGCCTTTAAAAAAGATGTGAAGAATATTGACTACAATATTTATGATACCGGCCATTTTGCCCTGGAAGAGGACGGAAATAAAATCATACCTAAAATCCGGACCTTTATGGAAGGCGTGGTAAATAAATAG